Proteins encoded together in one Triticum dicoccoides isolate Atlit2015 ecotype Zavitan chromosome 7B, WEW_v2.0, whole genome shotgun sequence window:
- the LOC119336338 gene encoding phosphatidylinositol transfer protein 3-like: MFWKKQASHFDSDAEQRQAKIKELRAALGSLSVRGEKYCDEACLIRYLDARNWNVDKSRKMLKESLKWRATKRPEDIRWPYVSVEAEIGKMYKATFTNREGRTVVVMRPAKQNTSSHERQLQYLIYTLENAVLSLPEGHAKMLLKVLVDLKSAQKLNFVYKENKESMKTMYNHIDPEILPMEFGGKNNVMYNHEDYSKLMTKDDIKTASFWAADVNPVAKVDWVPKVKPQSSLIVAKAS; the protein is encoded by the exons ATGTTTTGGAAAAAGCAAGCTTCTCATTTCGATTCAGATGCTGAGCAGAGACAAGCAAAG ATCAAGGAACTGAGAGCTGCTCTTGGGTCTTTATCTGTCCGTGGAGAGAAATATTGCGATGAAGCATGCTTGATAAGATACCTCGACGCCCGCAACTGGAATGTTGACAAGTCTAGGAAAATGCTGAAAGAAAGTCTCAAGTGGAGGGCAACTAAGAGACCTGAGGATATTCGTTGG CCTTATGTTTCTGTGGAAGCAGAAATAGGTAAAATGTACAAGGCAACTTTCACAAATAGAGAGGGTAGAACTGTGGTCGTAATGAGACCGGCAAAGCAG AATACATCGTCTCACGAAAGGCAGTTGCAGTATCTTATATATACCTTGGAGAATGCAGTTCTCAGCCTGCCTGAAGGTCATGCCAAAATG CTTCTCAAAGTACTGGTTGACCTGAAATCAGCCCAGAAATTGAACTTCGTGTACAAGGAGAACAaagagagcatgaagacaatgtacAACCATATTGATCCAGAAATCCTTCCTATGGAGTTTGGAGGGAAGAACAATGTCATGTACAACCATGAAGATTACTCTAAGTTGATGACAAAGGATGACATCAAAACAGCAAGCTTTTGGGCAGCAGATGTTAACCCTGTCGCCAAAGTGGACTGGGTTCCTAAGGTTAAACCGCAGTCATCACTAATTGTTGCTAAAGCAAGTTGA